TACCTGAGCCCTCTTGGTGTCACTGGGGAGCAGCaggctgcctgtctgtgtgtggtaGAGGCGTGTCTTGGTGTGGACGGGCTCGTTGTTGTCTCTGTAGAGCTTGTCGGCATTAGGCTTCTTGGTCTGTCGGACCGTGATGTACACACCCACCGCCACGTTCATCCCTTCCCCCAGACACAGATTCAACCTGAGactcagaggaggagagaggactcaTCAGCAACCAGGGCCCTGTTCAGTAGGCATGTGACAAATGTAAAAATTTTCTtaccatttaaaatgttttttttaaattttttataacaaaaaataataaaatgacATGTGAATTCACAATGCAGATATGGTCCTGCGTGTGACCGCTAGGGGGCGATGCAGTTCAATCTACAGCAGTCCTGGCTACCAGATGGCGCTCGCTTTACTGCTGTCCTCCAATCACTCAGCAACTATGGTAGTTAATTACGTTTTTAGGTTCTCTGCCGTGTGCCTCTCCTCCATGTTCTCCGAGGTCAGTACATGGGACTTCATGTGCCACTTCTCATCAATGTGATGGCTCGTTGAAAttatgtatgacagcgtgttcataGAAGTCCAACAATCTGTTAACGCCACGTATGGTGTTTGAGAACTCGAGCTCTGTACTTGCAGAGGAATCATTGTACAATTTCTCCATCCGGGCCATCAATGGTTTTTCGACATGACATCTTGTAGACTGGTCCTAGAAATACCATCAGGGCACTGAAGCCGACATCCTCTACCATTGACAATGGCTGCATATCAACTGCAATCATTTCTGTAATCAGCGCTGTGAGTTTCTCACGCCGTCCCTTATCGCACTTCTTTCACGTGAAGAGCCTATCTAATGTCTGTTGTTGGATGTCTGCGCTGCTGCCAACAATGGTTAGGGAGGAACCGTGAGGCCCATTCAGATGGCTAAGCATTGAACCTGTACTGCTACTGTAGCGCAATTCCACCTCACACAGTTCGCATTTCACCACCTTCTCATTTAACTTTTCAAAGTATTGCCATACAGGACTTCGCTGCTGTCGCTTCCGTCTCACTCTGACATTTTTCCAACTTAGCGACAATGACGTGCGGAGCGCTTTATATCCATGGAAAATCATTTGAAAGACACTTCTCCCCCCTAGAAATGTTAAAGCATTtttgtattaggtatttgtttcatttttatttttcccTTTATGATCGGGAgctgttagtggtagttttgtGACAACTGCACTGCAAATGTAATTTTGTGAGATTTTTTCCCTACAGTGTTTTTCAGTTAGAGATTTTTATTTTAACGATCCCAATTTCAGTTAAACGTTCACACCCTTAGTAGAGAGAAATGTTAAACGTTTGAAAAATTTAAACATGTCCTATAAGATCAGTGCCCCGCCTATACAATGGTGGGGGAAACAGTGCTAGCCTGTGCTTGTCACCTTGCCGTGGATCTCTTCTTCATCTCCTTGGCTCGAACCCTCTTCCGGAGGTCCTCCAGTTTCCCACAAGGCTCCATCTGCAGGCCCAGCTCAGCCTCATCCTCGGGGGGGCTCACCACATCGCAGAAGAAAAGCGAGACGTCAAACCCACCTGGCTTCATCAGATGCATCAGGTCTATCACCACacctgtgagtgagtgagagagtgagaaaatGTATCATACACTTCTACTGATAAACTATACATTTGCAGGACCAAGATGTATTTCAGGCCACTTTTCAAAACCCTCCACCTACAACCCAGTTACATCAAGGATGCCAAATGCCATAGAGGTACAACTATGAGTGTTCTATCTTTGAGAACTGCCCGTCCCCTTTCTCCAGACCCACCAGTCTCTTTAAGGTCACCGGCCTTGGTGCGGGCTAGGCGGTCACGCTCGCTGTCGCCCCTGTGTGGCGTGTCTCGGCAGGTAAAGATCATGAGGCGCTTGTGGGAGAGCCGCAACTTGACGTCGCTGTAGAGGTTGGAGCAGCACCACAGGGCCTCACCCAGGTTGGTCTTCCCACTGCCCATGGTCTCATCTGCCACCTGGGCACCGTTCTCCCCACGCAGCCCGTCCACATCCTTCACCCGACGGGcacctgagggagggagggagatggatgaAAGAATACGGAACAGGACAGAAGACAAGAGGGATGAGAGTGATGGGTGGAGGAGATAAGAGGtggatagacagagagataggTAAGGAAGAAGAGTAAAGACAAGCATATTGGAAATGGAGATACACAGAGAGCATAATAACAAAAGTTAATTTGGCTTCCAGAAGACTCCAAAACCCTTTCAGAACATACACAGAAACTGCCAGCCAGGGAGACATACCAGGTGAGTCCAGGTCATGGTAAACATAGACATGCTTGAAAGTGTTCCTGGGGTTCTTGCTCTGTTCCGTCCCATAGAACACTAGAGCCACCAGGTCCTTGTCACTGCTGATGATCTTACTGGTATACACGCTGTGGACACACTGGGGAGGGAGAGTAACAagatacaatacattacaacacTGTCAGAGGGCTAAGCAGGACaacagagagataaagaaaggGTGAGTGGGAAAGAGCCATTGGTCATGTCACTTTTCATGATTCTGAGAGTTCAGTAATATTGATCCTGTCTGAgatagtgagagaaagagagtggcggGGAAGGTGGTGAAGAAAAGACAGGAAACTGTAAGGGAAAGCAGAGAGTTCGAGACAGCTCAAGAGAAACAGATCTACCTGCATGGTCAAGTCAAATGGTGAGGGCTCTCCATCCTCCCCACTGATGAACATCTCCTTGGAAGCATCCACCAGAAACACCAGGCTGTCACGCCCTGTGCTCTTATAGTCCACTGGGGAGAGGGATTGCAATTACATCACAACATATACTAAACTCCATACAATTCAGTATTAATCCATTCAATCGCCATCAATGTTtgtcctaccttcaaactcatccCCTTCTTCCCCGTCCACATCTTCATCCTCATTCTGGTAGTAGGCGTTCCACTCTGCCATGGTCCCCAACTAGGCTACACATGTACTGGAAGGCTCTGGTGGAGCCCTGAAAATGACATGACACGACACACAGGGAGAGGTCATTAAAAGTTTGTgaatttttttccccaaaattgtGGTTGTTATAAAACTCTGATTAGTTAGCTAATAGCATATATATTGTTTGAAGACGGATTTGTTTTGGAAGGAAGGGCATGATGACTTCGGCCAATCAATGCTCAACTTCTTCCTGGCGGGTAAGTGTATTTTGGCTAGCTAGTTTAGCCGACATTTATCGCCATAAAATAACAATACATTTTCCTTTAACATTTGCAGCAAAAATAAAGCATACCTTGCGACCGAGTGTGTGGTGTTACGAATGTGTTTCGGAGTAGAATAGCTAACGGCACGCTTTGTCTTGATGCAGGTGTTGATATCATACCATATCTGCGTGCTCTGTTGTCACTTGAACATGCAGTACTTTTTCTAtgttgaaaaatatgttggtgTGTTCATGTAAAGCTAAAATTGCATAGCGCCACCTACTGTGTGATTGAAGTGGAGACGCATTGATTGCGCATTTATGAAACATACTGTATTGTCTAAATA
The nucleotide sequence above comes from Salvelinus namaycush isolate Seneca chromosome 35, SaNama_1.0, whole genome shotgun sequence. Encoded proteins:
- the LOC120029852 gene encoding X-ray repair cross-complementing protein 5-like, with product MAEWNAYYQNEDEDVDGEEGDEFEVDYKSTGRDSLVFLVDASKEMFISGEDGEPSPFDLTMQCVHSVYTSKIISSDKDLVALVFYGTEQSKNPRNTFKHVYVYHDLDSPGARRVKDVDGLRGENGAQVADETMGSGKTNLGEALWCCSNLYSDVKLRLSHKRLMIFTCRDTPHRGDSERDRLARTKAGDLKETGVVIDLMHLMKPGGFDVSLFFCDVVSPPEDEAELGLQMEPCGKLEDLRKRVRAKEMKKRSTARLNLCLGEGMNVAVGVYITVRQTKKPNADKLYRDNNEPVHTKTRLYHTQTGSLLLPSDTKRAQVYAGRQIVMEKDEVDVIKKFSDPGLELIGFKPMERLKLHHHLRSALFIYPEEEAVTGSACVFTALLCRCSERNVFALCKYTRIRNSPPRFLALVPQREELDEGQVQIEAPGFHGIFLPYADDIRNLNAPQLPTASDAQVEKMKEIVHKLRFKYRSGAFENPVLQQHYRNLEALALDLMVPEHIEDHTMPTVKMMDKCLGSLAQEFKDLVYPADYNPEGKTAPKRKPAEEAGGAEKKPKVEMSEDELRAHVQKGTLGKLTVPVLKDACKQFGVKVTGTKKQELIDALKAQLAK